A single region of the Deltaproteobacteria bacterium genome encodes:
- a CDS encoding tetratricopeptide repeat protein, which translates to MADRRTKDKGPDESAVGTPTEVPASTEEGGSAGNRWLDSLLARLDREAEGGVASPDDDEGGAGSRSPRSIEVAIDDADDEEAAPRGGLGGASDPAIELDALDLELTAEGEPLGADLVLEEEPPPLPPPLPPLGAMLPSGATAGVEGRRAPERGPSASPGPEAASWDELAVEEADAEEFVSEAEALEGEVVDAEELVSEVEALEGGEGDLEEEPTLAPAGDDRRYAALRHATVPEEPLPADELVVDEASVEDHGSQTRDFAVAAEGEGPPSDEPFDGPATGEVSPPERGDAPGASETESPPAGNLEIPAEGHGEPVGAEPGAVVAVAPSALARAVEEATAPQPDRMVRALSLEAEAGAETDRSRAATLWHEVGHLQDVRLGDASAAIKTFARVLQLDPGFKPNLWELRRLFEERQMWPNLLKLLDAQLRLETVPARRAEILLDRGWILEHRVTDLPAARQAYLAAHDENALWLAPLLALERLAQQQDDLASLAQAYRQMARSAQAPERQAVALRALAQLQDRLSSGSVEEGLSLLEEALSLEVERLPILEQMERLAARGGLVERRVSVLERLATELVRTGTEGPDRAVAVLRQAALVARVSLGDLARAQALLAQAESLLPDDAGLQRELLALAEGLGDSAELVRRLEVQRGRAADAEERAALACRIAWAEAQRGDEAAAGAAIDAALREVPGYLPALIEREWRALASGDVAALAEAWLREVELAHSGCELRGGRFVAEPQWEASALVRVAALLHRRAGDAERAIALCRRALAIQPGFTAAEEELAEALERGGRIPELLELREAQLAHASEERRPELLELLSELCAGPLDDPARQVGYLRRLEALQPARRSVTFRLLEALERAGDLTGLDRALAGLERSLDDAFLRRELQLRRAALLDEELGRPEEAVAIYRDILAASPSEPYAFAALEAILRREQRYAELALLVRKAADDATGPRRVAFLRQLGELYSRHLGQPDQAVEVYSRLLLEEPGERAAGRDLYRVALEADDRSTLLEVLEARLEGAHDAGERAGLALRLAELHAAAGRLDRADELLGSACRSDSGAAATEEARELLARRCFARGEYGEAARLLEELLPASPAEGRRLLLAELARLYEGPLGDPERGEEYWSELTAQDPGHRGAAWALESHAARRRDLGALTASNARLGELSVQPMRRADFLSRAALFAELTEERGGDASGLYRAALDADPTAVEPLVALLGRDEVDAEERATLLERLASRLPVAQRSQMHVPLAVAYEAAGRLQDAQREVTLALDLDRDDLPALLVLHRLTRAAGDVSMEARTALRLAELWPDAEARANWYRRAAVLMHQARDLPNAALVLRRLLGLDPQDERAFEDLRKICEDLGDHEGRVALLGHRLRYADQRSERERLHLERARLRLEVVGDRRGAAKDYLAVLELDEKHGEALQQLARLYDEDGQLSRAASYYHRYAETTDSPGQKREPMLRLSEILMQQRRVPEAVEVCRGLLELNPDDDGVLERLANLYEEMRDYPNVVRALERLNNLRSDRAYRARNSRRIGRIYWHELRRPNEAREALLSAQDQDPTSLEILGDLRQLCKATKAEDLGQLLDRAKDDVREVLMADPLSVELYGKLLRVAEWDEDQYTLLATLAVLCYLGAADPDDQQLYRQRAARLGFEPRRSLQAQAWREALVAPGARSAYGEIWAAIAPCVPRLFPDRVPVDLAAFGVGRADRIDRRVGGPVSSTLDRIAQAFGLSDFEIYVSRAQPDLVAGLPVEKQVLVVGHQVVANMGPAERFRVGRTISLLRERAQALEVLERKDLELLLAGSIFAVEPGASFELPRPQVEGAARRLQKAMSRRERKLLPLAVARFMQEGGEVDGWVRGVLATANRVGLLICGDLPAAMDQLVRDPSAAVGAPGRATARIVEAIRAEPQATQLLLYSVSRDYLSLRRELQL; encoded by the coding sequence ATGGCCGACCGCCGAACGAAGGACAAGGGACCCGACGAGTCTGCGGTGGGGACGCCGACGGAGGTCCCTGCCTCCACCGAGGAGGGCGGATCTGCGGGGAACCGGTGGCTCGACTCCCTGCTGGCGCGACTGGACCGCGAGGCGGAGGGCGGCGTGGCCTCGCCGGACGACGACGAAGGGGGCGCCGGTTCGCGGAGCCCGAGGTCGATCGAGGTGGCGATCGACGACGCAGACGACGAGGAAGCAGCACCGCGGGGAGGGCTCGGGGGGGCGAGCGACCCCGCGATCGAGCTGGACGCGCTCGACCTGGAGCTCACCGCGGAAGGAGAGCCGCTGGGCGCGGACCTCGTGCTCGAGGAGGAGCCGCCGCCGTTGCCGCCCCCGCTACCGCCGCTTGGGGCCATGTTGCCTTCGGGGGCGACGGCTGGCGTCGAGGGGCGTCGGGCACCGGAGAGGGGACCGTCTGCTTCGCCCGGGCCTGAGGCAGCATCCTGGGACGAGCTGGCGGTGGAGGAGGCCGACGCGGAGGAATTCGTTTCGGAGGCGGAGGCGCTCGAGGGCGAGGTCGTCGACGCGGAGGAGCTCGTTTCCGAGGTGGAGGCGCTCGAGGGCGGAGAGGGGGACCTCGAGGAGGAGCCCACGCTTGCCCCGGCCGGCGACGACCGGCGCTACGCGGCGCTGCGCCACGCGACGGTGCCTGAGGAGCCGCTGCCGGCCGATGAGTTGGTGGTCGACGAAGCGTCCGTCGAAGACCACGGGTCGCAGACGCGTGATTTCGCGGTGGCTGCCGAGGGGGAGGGCCCACCCTCGGACGAACCGTTCGACGGGCCAGCGACCGGGGAGGTTTCGCCGCCTGAAAGGGGCGACGCGCCGGGTGCGTCCGAGACGGAGTCGCCGCCGGCCGGAAACCTGGAGATCCCGGCCGAGGGCCACGGAGAGCCGGTCGGGGCGGAGCCCGGCGCTGTGGTGGCCGTCGCCCCGAGCGCGCTGGCCCGGGCCGTCGAGGAGGCGACTGCCCCTCAGCCGGACCGGATGGTACGGGCCCTCTCTCTCGAGGCTGAGGCTGGTGCGGAGACGGATCGCTCGCGCGCCGCGACGCTGTGGCACGAGGTCGGACACCTCCAGGACGTGCGTCTCGGGGACGCGTCCGCTGCCATCAAGACCTTCGCCCGGGTGCTCCAGCTCGACCCGGGCTTCAAGCCGAACCTCTGGGAGCTGCGGCGGCTCTTCGAAGAGCGGCAGATGTGGCCCAATCTGCTCAAGCTCCTCGATGCGCAGCTACGCCTCGAGACGGTGCCGGCGCGTCGCGCGGAGATTCTGCTCGACCGCGGGTGGATCCTCGAGCACCGGGTCACGGACCTGCCTGCCGCTCGCCAGGCCTATCTCGCGGCGCACGACGAGAACGCCCTGTGGCTCGCGCCGCTGCTGGCCCTCGAGCGGTTGGCGCAGCAGCAGGACGACCTCGCGAGTCTCGCGCAGGCCTACCGGCAGATGGCGCGCTCTGCGCAGGCCCCCGAGCGACAGGCCGTCGCCCTCCGCGCGCTGGCGCAACTTCAAGACCGACTCTCGAGCGGGTCGGTCGAGGAGGGACTCTCGCTGCTCGAGGAGGCGCTCTCGCTGGAGGTCGAGCGGCTACCGATCCTCGAGCAGATGGAGCGCCTGGCGGCACGCGGGGGCCTCGTCGAGCGACGCGTCTCGGTGCTCGAGCGGCTGGCCACCGAGCTCGTGCGCACCGGCACGGAAGGCCCCGACCGCGCCGTGGCGGTGCTGCGCCAGGCAGCGCTCGTCGCTCGCGTCTCGCTCGGCGATCTGGCGCGTGCGCAGGCGCTGCTGGCGCAGGCGGAGAGCCTCCTCCCCGACGACGCTGGTCTGCAGCGCGAGCTGCTGGCGCTGGCGGAGGGGCTCGGGGATTCCGCCGAGCTCGTGCGGCGGCTGGAGGTTCAGCGTGGGCGAGCGGCCGACGCGGAGGAGCGGGCTGCGCTCGCGTGTCGCATCGCGTGGGCCGAGGCGCAGCGGGGCGACGAGGCGGCTGCCGGCGCGGCGATCGACGCTGCCCTGCGCGAGGTTCCGGGCTACCTGCCGGCGCTGATCGAGCGCGAGTGGCGGGCCCTGGCCAGCGGCGACGTCGCGGCGCTCGCGGAGGCATGGCTGCGGGAGGTGGAGCTGGCCCATTCCGGGTGCGAGCTGCGCGGCGGGCGCTTCGTCGCGGAACCGCAGTGGGAGGCCTCGGCGCTGGTGCGGGTGGCGGCCCTGCTGCACCGCCGGGCGGGAGATGCAGAGCGGGCGATCGCTCTCTGTCGCCGGGCGCTGGCCATCCAGCCCGGGTTCACCGCGGCCGAGGAAGAGCTCGCGGAGGCGCTCGAGCGCGGCGGTCGGATCCCCGAGCTGCTGGAGTTGCGCGAGGCGCAGCTCGCCCACGCCTCTGAGGAGCGGCGACCCGAGCTTCTCGAGCTGCTCTCCGAGCTATGCGCCGGTCCTCTCGACGACCCGGCGCGGCAGGTCGGCTACCTGCGGCGTCTCGAGGCGCTGCAACCGGCCAGGCGGTCGGTGACCTTCCGGCTCCTCGAGGCGCTGGAGCGCGCGGGTGACCTGACCGGGCTCGACCGGGCTCTCGCCGGCCTCGAGCGGAGCCTGGACGATGCTTTCCTGCGACGGGAGCTGCAGCTCCGGCGGGCCGCGCTGCTGGACGAGGAGCTGGGCCGTCCCGAGGAGGCGGTGGCCATCTATCGCGACATCCTTGCTGCGAGTCCGTCCGAGCCGTACGCCTTCGCCGCGCTCGAAGCGATCCTTCGGCGTGAGCAGCGGTACGCGGAGCTCGCGCTCCTCGTGCGCAAGGCCGCGGACGATGCAACGGGACCCCGTCGCGTGGCGTTCCTGCGGCAACTCGGAGAGCTCTACAGCCGCCACCTCGGTCAGCCCGACCAGGCGGTGGAGGTCTACAGCCGCCTCCTTCTCGAAGAGCCGGGGGAGCGGGCCGCCGGCCGGGACCTCTACCGCGTGGCCCTCGAGGCCGACGACCGGAGCACGCTGCTGGAGGTCCTCGAGGCGCGACTCGAGGGGGCCCACGACGCCGGGGAACGAGCCGGGCTCGCGCTCAGGCTCGCCGAGCTCCACGCGGCGGCCGGGCGCCTCGACCGCGCCGACGAGCTTCTCGGCTCGGCCTGCCGGAGCGACTCGGGGGCCGCTGCGACCGAGGAGGCGCGTGAACTTCTGGCGCGGCGGTGCTTCGCGCGTGGCGAGTACGGGGAGGCCGCACGACTTCTCGAGGAGCTGCTCCCCGCCTCACCGGCAGAGGGGCGACGACTGCTGCTCGCCGAGCTCGCACGGCTCTACGAAGGTCCGCTCGGGGATCCGGAGCGCGGAGAAGAATACTGGTCGGAGCTGACGGCGCAGGATCCAGGGCACCGCGGGGCTGCCTGGGCGCTCGAGAGCCACGCCGCCCGGCGACGCGACCTCGGTGCCCTGACGGCGTCGAACGCGCGACTCGGCGAGCTTTCCGTCCAGCCGATGCGGCGGGCCGACTTCTTGTCGCGGGCGGCGCTCTTCGCCGAGCTGACCGAGGAGCGGGGAGGTGACGCGTCTGGCCTTTACCGCGCGGCGCTCGACGCAGACCCGACGGCGGTGGAGCCGCTCGTCGCGCTTCTCGGCCGGGACGAGGTCGATGCCGAGGAGCGGGCGACGCTGCTCGAGCGGCTGGCGTCGCGGCTGCCGGTCGCGCAGCGCAGCCAGATGCACGTTCCGCTCGCCGTGGCGTACGAGGCCGCGGGGAGGCTGCAGGATGCGCAGCGCGAGGTCACCCTGGCGCTCGATCTCGACCGCGACGACCTCCCAGCGCTGTTGGTGCTCCACCGGCTGACGAGGGCGGCCGGCGACGTCTCGATGGAGGCGCGGACCGCCTTGAGGCTCGCCGAACTCTGGCCCGATGCGGAGGCGCGCGCGAACTGGTATCGACGGGCCGCGGTCCTGATGCACCAGGCTCGCGATCTGCCGAACGCGGCGCTCGTGCTGCGACGCCTGCTCGGCTTGGATCCGCAGGACGAGCGTGCCTTCGAGGACCTCCGCAAGATCTGTGAGGACCTCGGAGACCACGAGGGTCGCGTCGCGTTGCTCGGACACCGCCTGCGGTACGCCGACCAGCGTTCGGAGCGCGAGCGCCTGCACCTCGAGAGGGCGCGGCTCCGCCTGGAGGTCGTGGGCGACCGCCGTGGGGCGGCCAAAGACTACCTGGCCGTGCTCGAGCTGGACGAGAAGCACGGGGAGGCGCTGCAGCAGCTCGCGCGACTCTACGACGAGGACGGGCAGCTCTCGCGGGCGGCGTCGTACTACCACCGCTACGCCGAAACGACCGACAGCCCGGGGCAGAAGCGGGAGCCGATGCTGCGGCTCTCCGAGATTCTGATGCAGCAGCGCCGCGTGCCCGAGGCGGTGGAGGTCTGCAGGGGATTGCTCGAGCTCAACCCTGACGACGACGGCGTGCTGGAGCGGCTGGCCAACCTCTACGAGGAGATGCGGGACTATCCGAACGTCGTGCGAGCTCTGGAGAGATTGAACAACCTGCGCAGCGATCGGGCCTATCGCGCTCGCAACTCGCGGCGCATCGGCCGCATCTACTGGCACGAGCTGCGCCGGCCGAACGAGGCACGGGAGGCCCTGCTGAGCGCTCAGGACCAGGATCCGACGAGCCTCGAGATCCTCGGAGACCTGAGGCAGCTCTGCAAGGCCACCAAGGCCGAGGACCTCGGCCAGCTACTGGACCGCGCCAAGGACGACGTGCGCGAGGTGCTGATGGCCGACCCTCTCTCCGTCGAGCTCTACGGCAAGCTCTTGCGGGTGGCGGAGTGGGACGAGGATCAGTACACGTTGCTCGCGACGCTGGCCGTGCTCTGCTACCTGGGTGCGGCAGACCCAGACGACCAGCAGCTCTACCGTCAGCGGGCGGCGCGGCTGGGTTTCGAACCGCGACGGAGCCTGCAGGCCCAGGCCTGGCGCGAGGCGCTCGTCGCCCCGGGGGCTCGAAGTGCGTACGGCGAGATCTGGGCCGCCATCGCCCCGTGCGTGCCGCGGCTCTTTCCCGATCGCGTGCCCGTCGACCTGGCGGCGTTTGGCGTCGGTCGCGCGGACCGTATCGACCGGCGGGTGGGCGGACCCGTGAGCTCCACGCTGGACCGCATCGCGCAGGCGTTCGGGCTCTCGGACTTCGAGATCTACGTCTCTCGCGCCCAGCCCGACCTGGTGGCGGGACTGCCGGTGGAGAAGCAGGTCCTGGTCGTGGGACATCAGGTCGTCGCGAACATGGGGCCGGCCGAGCGGTTCCGCGTCGGGCGCACCATCTCGCTGCTGCGGGAGCGTGCCCAGGCCCTCGAGGTGCTCGAGCGGAAGGACCTGGAGCTGTTGCTCGCGGGGTCGATCTTTGCCGTCGAGCCTGGAGCGAGCTTCGAGTTGCCGCGACCGCAGGTCGAGGGAGCGGCGCGCCGGCTCCAGAAGGCGATGTCGCGCCGGGAGCGCAAGCTTCTGCCGCTGGCCGTTGCGCGGTTCATGCAGGAGGGGGGCGAGGTGGATGGTTGGGTTCGGGGAGTGCTCGCCACGGCGAACCGCGTGGGTCTGCTGATCTGCGGCGATCTCCCTGCCGCGATGGATCAGCTGGTGCGCGATCCTTCCGCCGCGGTGGGGGCCCCGGGCCGCGCGACGGCACGGATCGTCGAGGCGATTCGTGCCGAGCCTCAGGCCACGCAATTGCTACTCTACTCGGTGAGCCGCGACTATCTGAGTCTGCGGCGGGAGCTGCAGCTGTGA
- a CDS encoding imidazolonepropionase, with protein sequence MDLALVQHGTALRVDGRVFRLKELLEAEELRDGALRLQSAHLVGPAFVRLRFADGREVAASLPGRDASPDDGRVDLLIHNAGQVLTFTGMGVGLVSRAQVLCQGRRVLAVLPAGPLPVGYHLSESATRVDAAGGVVTPGLVDPHTHLVFAGERSLEFAMKAEGKSYLELHQAGGGIHATVRATRSATFDELQRRCCRNLSELLDWGVTTCEAKSGYALEVEGELRLLEVLRAANNCHPVEIVPTLLGAHALPAEHAHARDRYVEEIAAQMIPRAAEQGLARYCDAYCEAGAFSPEEVEPIFVAARAAGLGLRLHAEQFSDRGGAALGARLGATTIDHLEHVGEAGVAAMAAAGSIAVLLPGAALTCRCPWPRAELFRRAQVPMALGTDLNPGSSMTAALPLQMFLACTQVGMTCDEAWRAVTCVAADSVGRPDLGRIGPGSPADLIVFDVPDYRHVPYHYGRNHAQVVIKAGRVVRQRASLLD encoded by the coding sequence ATGGATCTTGCCCTGGTTCAACACGGCACCGCCCTCCGCGTCGACGGGCGCGTCTTCCGTCTCAAGGAGCTGCTCGAGGCCGAGGAGCTACGCGACGGCGCCCTGCGCCTCCAGAGCGCACACCTCGTCGGTCCGGCGTTCGTACGCCTTCGCTTCGCGGACGGCCGCGAGGTCGCGGCGAGCCTCCCGGGACGCGATGCCTCCCCGGACGACGGGCGCGTGGATCTCCTCATCCACAACGCGGGACAGGTGCTGACCTTCACGGGCATGGGGGTTGGGCTCGTGAGCCGGGCCCAGGTTCTCTGCCAGGGCCGGCGCGTGCTCGCCGTCCTGCCCGCCGGTCCCCTGCCCGTGGGCTACCACCTTTCCGAGAGCGCAACGCGCGTGGACGCCGCGGGCGGCGTCGTCACGCCCGGGCTCGTCGACCCCCACACCCATCTCGTCTTCGCCGGCGAACGATCGCTCGAATTCGCCATGAAGGCCGAGGGGAAGTCGTATCTGGAGCTGCATCAAGCCGGCGGCGGCATCCACGCCACCGTCCGCGCGACGCGCAGCGCAACCTTCGACGAACTGCAACGGAGGTGCTGTCGCAACCTCTCCGAGCTCCTCGATTGGGGCGTGACCACCTGCGAGGCCAAGAGCGGGTACGCGCTGGAGGTGGAGGGAGAGCTCCGACTGCTCGAGGTGCTCCGAGCCGCGAACAACTGCCACCCTGTGGAGATCGTCCCCACGCTGCTCGGAGCCCACGCGCTCCCCGCCGAACACGCCCACGCCCGCGACCGCTACGTCGAGGAGATCGCCGCGCAGATGATCCCGCGCGCCGCGGAGCAAGGCCTGGCCCGCTACTGCGACGCGTACTGCGAGGCTGGCGCCTTCTCACCCGAGGAGGTGGAACCCATCTTCGTGGCCGCGCGCGCCGCGGGACTGGGGCTTCGCCTTCACGCCGAGCAGTTCAGCGATCGTGGCGGAGCGGCGCTCGGTGCGCGCCTGGGCGCCACGACGATCGATCACCTCGAGCACGTCGGCGAGGCCGGCGTCGCCGCGATGGCGGCCGCCGGCAGCATCGCGGTGCTGCTACCGGGGGCGGCGCTGACCTGCCGGTGCCCCTGGCCGCGGGCCGAGCTCTTCCGTCGAGCACAGGTCCCCATGGCCCTCGGGACCGACCTCAACCCGGGGAGCAGCATGACCGCCGCGCTGCCCCTGCAGATGTTCCTCGCGTGTACCCAGGTGGGGATGACGTGCGACGAGGCCTGGCGGGCCGTCACCTGCGTCGCCGCCGACTCCGTGGGTCGGCCCGACCTCGGCCGGATCGGCCCCGGATCACCCGCCGACCTGATCGTCTTCGACGTGCCCGACTACCGCCACGTGCCGTACCACTACGGCCGAAACCACGCGCAGGTGGTGATCAAGGCCGGCCGCGTCGTGCGGCAGCGCGCCTCGCTGCTGGATTGA
- a CDS encoding glycosyltransferase encodes MTARYSKEFQAPIKLSVLMPVYNERFLVEAAIHRVLAFSHPQVREVELIVVDDGSTDGTRDILRRLAGSHRSMRYFEQERNQGKGAAIRRAIAEASGELAVIQDADLEYYPEDWGRLLRPFFEADADAVYGSRFMSGEYRKVLYFWHTLGNQFLTFLSNAMTDLNLTDMETCYKMVRTELLKSIPIRSNDFSIEPELTAKLAKRAAVIYEVPIRYAGRTYQEGKKISARHGFGALWSILKWTVVDDLFQNDQYGAAILTSLSQVHQFNRWMSELLSPELGARVLEIGAGVGNLTMRFLPREHYLATDINPHYLAFLHNMSVGKPYLRVAELDVTDAQAFAALQGRFDTVICLNVLEHVEDVAAALRNIYSALEPGGKAILLVPQGQWLYCSLDDALGHTRRFGRSEVDGLIRGAGFEIEQVFDYNKVSVLGWLYNGRVWRRKHFPRIQLKALNMIAPVVRHVDNRLPWHGLSVVAVARKPKQATAAVRVQA; translated from the coding sequence ATGACGGCCCGCTACTCCAAGGAGTTTCAGGCGCCCATCAAGCTCTCGGTGCTGATGCCGGTCTACAACGAGCGCTTTCTCGTTGAGGCGGCCATCCACCGGGTGCTGGCCTTTTCGCACCCGCAGGTGCGGGAGGTGGAGCTCATTGTGGTGGACGATGGCTCCACCGATGGCACGCGCGACATCCTGCGGCGGCTGGCCGGGTCGCACCGCTCCATGCGCTACTTCGAGCAGGAGCGAAACCAGGGCAAGGGCGCGGCGATCCGTCGGGCCATCGCCGAGGCCTCGGGCGAGCTCGCGGTCATCCAGGATGCCGACCTGGAGTACTACCCCGAAGACTGGGGGCGCCTGCTTCGGCCGTTCTTCGAGGCGGATGCAGACGCGGTCTACGGCTCGCGCTTCATGTCCGGCGAGTACCGCAAGGTGCTCTACTTCTGGCACACGCTCGGCAACCAGTTCCTGACCTTCCTGTCGAACGCCATGACCGATCTGAACCTGACGGACATGGAGACCTGCTACAAGATGGTGCGGACGGAGCTGCTCAAGTCCATCCCCATCCGGTCGAACGACTTCTCCATCGAGCCCGAGCTCACGGCGAAGCTCGCCAAGCGGGCCGCCGTGATCTACGAGGTGCCGATTCGCTACGCGGGGCGGACCTACCAGGAGGGCAAGAAGATCTCGGCCCGGCACGGCTTCGGGGCGCTCTGGTCGATCCTGAAGTGGACGGTTGTAGACGACTTGTTCCAGAACGACCAGTACGGGGCGGCCATCCTGACCAGCCTGAGTCAGGTGCACCAGTTCAACCGCTGGATGTCCGAGCTGCTCTCGCCGGAGCTCGGGGCACGGGTGCTCGAGATCGGCGCGGGGGTGGGGAACCTCACCATGCGCTTCCTGCCGCGCGAGCACTACCTGGCCACGGACATCAACCCCCACTACCTGGCCTTCCTGCACAATATGTCCGTCGGCAAGCCGTACCTGCGGGTGGCCGAGCTGGACGTGACCGACGCGCAGGCCTTCGCCGCGCTGCAGGGGCGGTTCGATACCGTGATCTGCCTCAACGTCCTCGAGCACGTGGAGGACGTGGCGGCGGCGCTTCGCAACATCTATTCGGCGCTCGAGCCCGGCGGCAAGGCGATCCTCCTCGTGCCGCAGGGGCAGTGGCTCTACTGCTCGCTCGACGACGCGCTCGGCCACACGCGGCGCTTCGGCCGGTCCGAGGTGGACGGGCTAATCCGCGGGGCCGGGTTCGAAATAGAACAGGTATTCGATTACAACAAGGTGAGCGTGCTCGGCTGGCTCTACAACGGCCGGGTCTGGCGGCGAAAACACTTCCCGCGGATCCAGCTCAAGGCGCTGAACATGATCGCCCCCGTGGTTCGGCACGTGGACAACCGGCTCCCCTGGCACGGCCTGAGCGTCGTGGCCGTGGCGCGGAAGCCGAAACAAGCGACCGCGGCCGTGCGCGTGCAGGCGTGA
- a CDS encoding glycosyltransferase family 2 protein, with translation MNDSLDLSIIVPCYNELESLPLLCEEIGKVIGEHRYRAEAVLVDDGSTDGTRDLYPGLCERYPWLRVVLLKRNFGQTAAMMAGIRAARGEVLVPMDADLQNDPADIPRLLAKMEEGFEVVSGWRRGRKDKFVTRRIPSFFANKLIAWISGVKIHDLGCTLKAYHRETLEDVVLYGEMHRFIPLYASWAGGRVTELEVNHRARRFGASKYGLSRTFKVVLDLITVKFLVGYANKPIHFFGIPGIFMGIAGFALAAYLSVQKLAFGLELSRSPMLLLAILLMLLGFMMVMLGVLAEVIIRTYHESQGKPTYRVAKELSGARKEESSESGEPTTGATP, from the coding sequence ATGAACGACTCCCTCGACCTCTCGATCATCGTGCCCTGCTACAACGAGCTGGAGAGCCTGCCGCTCCTCTGTGAGGAGATCGGCAAGGTCATCGGGGAGCACCGCTACCGGGCGGAGGCCGTGCTGGTCGATGACGGCTCCACCGATGGGACGCGGGACCTCTATCCGGGGCTCTGCGAGCGCTACCCGTGGCTCCGGGTGGTGCTCCTGAAGCGGAACTTCGGGCAGACGGCGGCCATGATGGCGGGGATCCGCGCCGCGCGGGGCGAGGTCCTGGTGCCCATGGACGCCGACCTGCAGAACGATCCGGCGGACATCCCGCGGCTGCTGGCCAAGATGGAGGAGGGGTTCGAGGTCGTCTCGGGCTGGCGCAGAGGGAGAAAAGACAAGTTCGTCACGCGGCGCATCCCGTCCTTCTTCGCGAACAAGCTCATCGCGTGGATCTCCGGCGTGAAGATCCACGACCTCGGTTGCACGCTGAAGGCCTACCACCGGGAGACGCTCGAGGACGTGGTGCTGTACGGCGAGATGCACCGCTTCATCCCGCTCTACGCGAGCTGGGCGGGGGGCCGGGTGACGGAGCTCGAGGTCAACCACCGGGCCCGGCGCTTCGGCGCCTCCAAGTACGGCTTGAGCCGCACCTTCAAGGTGGTGCTAGACCTCATCACGGTGAAGTTCCTCGTCGGCTATGCGAACAAGCCGATCCATTTTTTCGGCATTCCGGGCATCTTCATGGGGATCGCCGGCTTCGCGCTGGCCGCGTACCTTTCGGTGCAGAAGCTGGCCTTCGGGCTCGAACTCTCCCGCAGCCCGATGCTGCTTCTGGCTATCCTGCTCATGCTGCTCGGCTTCATGATGGTGATGCTGGGCGTGCTGGCAGAGGTGATCATCCGGACCTATCACGAGTCGCAGGGGAAGCCGACCTATCGGGTAGCCAAGGAGCTGTCGGGTGCGCGGAAGGAGGAATCGAGCGAGAGCGGCGAGCCGACGACTGGTGCGACGCCATAG
- a CDS encoding GNAT family N-acetyltransferase, which produces MIVRELETGEESRWDAFVASHPAASHYALSGWRGVLHASYGHSTHYLLAEEQGAIVGVLPLFRVRGGPIGGHYVSSMPGGACATTRGAERGLLELALAYTEQRRADYLVLRDSLEERIPDARFVTSGRHCTLVATLPEREAGLSKLVASSARRAVKKAQAAGLTVSQGGVELLGPFYRVFCQNMRDLGTPVLGRRFVEEVLRAFPTQTQLLVAFLGAEPVGGMFLFAHGDRAHNPWFSSLREHFERRPNDLLSHEALRWAVGRGLRSLDFGRSQWDSGTFKFKEKWGAKPVPLHYHYYLRRGGEVPDVTERLERDPVYRLAQRTWQRLPLGLANRLGPLLVKYLNPLG; this is translated from the coding sequence GTGATCGTTCGCGAGCTCGAGACGGGAGAAGAGTCGCGGTGGGACGCCTTCGTCGCGTCGCACCCCGCGGCGAGCCACTACGCGCTCTCGGGCTGGCGGGGGGTGCTCCACGCGAGCTATGGGCACTCGACGCACTATCTTCTGGCCGAGGAGCAGGGCGCGATCGTCGGGGTGCTGCCGCTCTTTCGGGTGCGAGGTGGGCCGATCGGTGGGCACTACGTGAGCTCGATGCCCGGGGGTGCGTGCGCCACGACCCGAGGGGCCGAGCGGGGGCTCCTCGAGCTCGCGCTGGCCTACACCGAGCAGCGGCGGGCCGACTACCTGGTCCTGCGCGACAGCCTCGAGGAGCGTATCCCGGACGCCCGCTTCGTGACGAGCGGGAGGCACTGCACGCTGGTCGCGACGCTCCCCGAGCGCGAGGCGGGGCTCTCGAAGCTCGTGGCCAGCTCCGCGCGGCGGGCGGTGAAAAAGGCGCAGGCGGCGGGGCTCACCGTCTCGCAGGGAGGGGTCGAGCTCCTCGGGCCCTTCTATCGGGTCTTCTGCCAGAACATGCGGGACCTCGGCACGCCGGTCCTGGGGCGGCGTTTCGTGGAGGAGGTGCTGCGTGCGTTTCCCACCCAGACACAGCTCCTCGTGGCCTTCCTCGGGGCCGAGCCGGTGGGGGGGATGTTCCTCTTCGCGCACGGCGATCGGGCGCACAACCCGTGGTTCTCCTCGCTCCGTGAACACTTCGAGCGGCGGCCGAACGACCTGCTGAGCCACGAGGCGCTGCGCTGGGCGGTCGGCCGGGGACTGCGCAGCCTCGACTTCGGTCGGAGCCAGTGGGACTCGGGAACCTTCAAGTTCAAGGAGAAATGGGGCGCGAAGCCGGTCCCGCTCCACTACCACTATTATCTGCGCCGCGGCGGAGAGGTGCCCGACGTGACGGAGCGACTCGAGCGGGACCCCGTCTACCGGCTTGCCCAGCGTACCTGGCAACGCCTCCCCCTCGGCCTCGCGAACCGGCTCGGACCGCTGCTCGTGAAGTACCTGAACCCCCTCGGGTGA